From Cannabis sativa cultivar Pink pepper isolate KNU-18-1 chromosome 8, ASM2916894v1, whole genome shotgun sequence, a single genomic window includes:
- the LOC115700641 gene encoding HVA22-like protein f → MGVLGAIAKHLDTIIGPGTMLLYPLYASMRAIESPSSLDDQQWLTYWVLYSFMALFELSCWKVLQWVPFWGYMKLLFCMWLVFFNGAAYIYGNIVRKYVKIGNYMMVNSNYPESQRKVLEMMSLDARNSVEQYIDRYGPDAFERVIKAAEKEAKKH, encoded by the exons ATGGGTGTTCTTGGTGCAATAGCTAAACATTTGGATACAATTATCgg ACCAGGAACAATGCTTCTTTATCCATT ATATGCATCGATGCGAGCTATAGAGAGTCCTTCATCATTAGACGATCAACAATGGTTAACATACTGGGTTTTGTATTCTTTCATGGCACTTTTTGAGCTTTCTTGTTGGAAAGTCCTTCAATG ggTTCCGTTTTGGGGGTATATGAAGCTGTTGTTTTGTATGTGGTTGGTGTTTTTCAATGGAGCAGCATATATATATGGAAATATAGTGAGAAAATATGTTAAGATTGGAAATTATATGATGGTCAACTCAAATTATCCAGAAAGTCAAAGGAAAGTTTTGGAGATGATGAGCCTTGATGCAAGAAATTCTGTTGAGCAATATATCGATCGATATGGACCCGATGCCTTTGAAAGAGTCATCAAAGCg gctGAGAAAGAAGCAAAGAAGCACTGA